The genomic window acatacatacatacatacatatatacatatatatgtgtgtgcgcgcgcgcgttCTTATTTTATGCCATTTTCAAGCACAGCGCAATTCGTTTCTaaatggaggagctgaaaaacAAATAACCGTTCAGCTGGAAATGAAAATACACAGAGAAATGTgtataaataatacaaaaaattgaaaattcgaAAGGATTGATAAACCTACCTTGTAGTTTAACCGGGGGATAAATTTCCAGCGCTTCCAACAATCTAAGCTCCAACTCGACCTGTGATTCCTCCTAATTAAGGATAAAGTTAATTAAAATCACATCCAATTTGCAGcgcatatacatatacatacatatcgATCGAGATAGAGGGATAAATGCCTTGGGGAGAGAAGAAGCAGAGGAAAGGGGAGCTTTGCAAGGAGAATGAACGGACATGCCGTCTTGTTCCTCGTCTCTTCCTTTGCCTCCACTGTCCATGTCcatttatatatgtgtatatatatatatacgcacacTCAGAAAAAGCAACGGTCTTGTTGAGGGGATAATGCTTCCGATACTTTTTGGATTAACCAGA from Juglans microcarpa x Juglans regia isolate MS1-56 unplaced genomic scaffold, Jm3101_v1.0 JmScfU0050, whole genome shotgun sequence includes these protein-coding regions:
- the LOC121245528 gene encoding uncharacterized protein LOC121245528 isoform X2, which produces MDMDSGGKGRDEEQDGMSVHSPCKAPLSSASSLPKEESQVELELRLLEALEIYPPVKLQGIHRHFVLYGLMEFLRKSFDRRFSSDEKPDDEEMEILNHEEDFCLPQSFFIKEES